One Aggregicoccus sp. 17bor-14 genomic region harbors:
- a CDS encoding dimethylarginine dimethylaminohydrolase family protein: MQTLYFMSPPGPTWALRGRANFRSREAAPADAAGARAEWLRLARAIEARGGTVVALPSPDAALTGLPYAAECGHALARPGQSPLFLLPRMKGAHRQPEREHWAPLARAMGFEVVDPGAGVWEAQGDVAEFDGCTLLFWGGRTDREGHEAARRHFPGEVLELQIREPAFHGNMALLPLPAVDRLLVCPEVIVPQDYAALERRFGRERLLPVSEEEIRSYATNGLPVGKDWLAPSVVPERVRALVAASGMQVVPLPMVNLCEKGGGASRCLVMVARVDGVQVPEANRLATVARELEA, from the coding sequence ATGCAGACGCTCTACTTCATGTCCCCTCCGGGCCCGACCTGGGCCCTGCGCGGCCGCGCGAACTTCCGCTCGCGCGAGGCGGCGCCCGCGGACGCAGCGGGCGCGCGCGCCGAGTGGCTGCGGCTCGCGCGGGCCATCGAGGCGCGCGGCGGCACCGTGGTCGCGCTGCCCAGCCCCGACGCCGCCCTCACCGGCCTGCCCTACGCCGCGGAGTGCGGGCACGCGCTCGCACGCCCGGGCCAGTCGCCCCTCTTCCTCCTGCCGCGCATGAAGGGCGCGCACCGCCAGCCGGAGCGCGAGCACTGGGCGCCGCTCGCGCGCGCGATGGGCTTCGAGGTGGTGGACCCGGGCGCGGGCGTCTGGGAGGCGCAAGGCGACGTGGCCGAGTTCGACGGCTGCACGCTGCTGTTCTGGGGCGGGCGCACGGACCGCGAGGGGCACGAGGCCGCGCGCCGCCACTTCCCCGGCGAGGTGCTGGAGCTGCAGATCCGCGAGCCCGCCTTCCACGGCAACATGGCGCTCCTGCCCCTGCCCGCAGTGGACCGGCTGCTGGTGTGCCCGGAGGTCATCGTGCCGCAGGACTACGCGGCGCTGGAGCGGCGCTTCGGCCGCGAGCGACTGCTGCCGGTGAGCGAGGAGGAGATCCGCAGCTACGCGACGAACGGGCTGCCGGTGGGCAAGGACTGGCTCGCCCCCAGCGTGGTGCCCGAGCGGGTGCGCGCGCTCGTCGCGGCGAGCGGCATGCAGGTGGTGCCCCTGCCGATGGTGAACCTCTGCGAGAAGGGCGGCGGGGCCAGCCGCTGCCTCGTGATGGTGGCGCGCGTGGACGGGGTGCAGGTGCCCGAGGCGAACCGCCTCGCCACGGTCGCGCGCGAGCTCGAGGCATGA
- a CDS encoding ATPase, T2SS/T4P/T4SS family yields the protein MTMYTESLRAFLKPVLPYLDDASVSEIMINGPEDVWIERKGKLTRTDARFTAEGLDGAARNMAQFVGRVLNEERPRLDARLPDGSRIHVVLAPVARKGTTISIRKFFKDKLTIDALLKFKSMTAQMARLIEAGIATKLNMVVAGGTGSGKTTLLNIVSSLIPDDERILTIEDSAELQLNQTHLVPFESRPPDKFGKGGVDMGDLLASALRLRPDRIVVGEVRGGEAFHLMQAMNTGHGGSLATTHANTPTDTLRRLESLCLMSGVDLPMVAVRAQVASAINLVICCERLHDGSRKTTHISEVLPLNDKGDYRTQDLFVFTPVAKDAEGHVLGYHAPTGILPTFLARARAYGFTDLDEAFFDPATYGLPPPPVFHAGAAHQVRWAPSLRHREQGRPDPEHFQDAWRELEQRLQAEARGEEIPAPRAQVQVAPSFRQDAQAAASPPAPSAPPVPVHADAVGASSPKASGAPRGSAPAPMVSEAGAMAAAPFRAVETERMSAPPVAVSEPVPAFTRRETPQDVAPPVAGTAPGLTRGPTPQESSLPVAASADARAPVAASDAARPSPPVAVSADAQVAAPRVPPSSPAREAAPPSEKTEIRPAPVRRAAPRVPDDMDDDRTPMPTPNPLLAGAAEESTVQLADELLDTRPAAPAPPRPSLPPRRPPPARGVTPVFEDSPSLQSEDPEKTAIRPAPQRPRR from the coding sequence ATGACGATGTACACCGAGTCGCTGCGGGCCTTCCTCAAGCCGGTGCTCCCCTATCTCGACGACGCCTCGGTGTCCGAGATCATGATCAACGGCCCCGAGGACGTGTGGATCGAGCGCAAGGGCAAGCTCACCCGCACGGACGCGCGCTTCACCGCGGAGGGCCTGGACGGCGCCGCGCGCAACATGGCGCAGTTCGTGGGCCGCGTGCTCAACGAGGAGCGCCCGCGCCTGGACGCGCGCCTACCGGACGGCAGCCGCATCCACGTGGTGCTCGCGCCCGTCGCGCGCAAGGGCACCACCATCTCCATCCGCAAGTTCTTCAAGGACAAGCTCACCATCGACGCGCTGCTGAAGTTCAAGTCGATGACGGCGCAGATGGCCCGGCTCATCGAGGCGGGCATCGCCACGAAGCTGAACATGGTGGTGGCCGGCGGCACCGGCTCGGGCAAGACGACGCTGCTCAACATCGTCTCCAGCCTCATCCCGGACGACGAGCGCATCCTCACCATCGAGGACTCGGCGGAGCTGCAGCTCAACCAGACGCACCTGGTGCCCTTCGAGAGCCGCCCGCCCGACAAGTTCGGCAAGGGCGGCGTGGACATGGGCGACCTGCTCGCCAGCGCGCTGCGCCTGCGCCCGGACCGCATCGTGGTGGGCGAGGTGCGCGGCGGCGAGGCCTTCCACCTGATGCAGGCGATGAACACCGGCCACGGCGGCTCGCTCGCCACCACGCACGCGAACACGCCCACGGACACCCTGCGCCGGCTCGAGAGCCTGTGCCTCATGTCCGGCGTGGACCTGCCCATGGTGGCCGTGCGCGCGCAGGTGGCCAGCGCCATCAACCTGGTCATCTGCTGCGAGCGCCTGCACGACGGCAGCCGCAAGACGACGCACATCTCCGAGGTGCTGCCGCTCAACGACAAGGGCGACTACCGCACCCAGGACCTCTTCGTCTTCACGCCCGTGGCGAAGGACGCCGAGGGCCACGTGCTCGGCTACCACGCGCCCACCGGCATCCTGCCCACCTTCCTCGCGCGCGCCCGCGCCTACGGCTTCACCGACCTGGACGAGGCCTTCTTCGACCCCGCCACCTACGGCCTGCCGCCGCCGCCCGTCTTCCACGCCGGCGCCGCACACCAGGTCCGCTGGGCTCCCTCGCTGCGCCACCGCGAGCAGGGCCGCCCCGACCCCGAGCACTTCCAGGACGCCTGGCGCGAGCTCGAGCAGCGCCTGCAGGCCGAGGCGCGCGGCGAGGAGATCCCGGCCCCGCGAGCCCAGGTGCAGGTGGCCCCTTCGTTCCGCCAGGACGCGCAGGCCGCGGCCTCGCCCCCTGCCCCGAGCGCTCCGCCGGTTCCCGTCCATGCCGACGCGGTGGGGGCTTCCTCGCCGAAGGCGAGCGGGGCCCCGCGGGGGTCGGCGCCGGCGCCCATGGTGAGCGAGGCCGGGGCGATGGCAGCCGCGCCTTTCCGTGCAGTCGAGACCGAGCGCATGTCGGCACCGCCCGTCGCGGTGAGTGAGCCCGTCCCCGCCTTCACGCGCAGGGAGACCCCGCAGGACGTGGCGCCGCCGGTCGCCGGGACTGCGCCCGGCCTCACGCGCGGACCGACGCCGCAGGAGTCTTCGCTTCCCGTCGCGGCGAGTGCAGATGCCCGAGCGCCCGTGGCGGCGAGCGATGCCGCGAGGCCCTCGCCGCCCGTCGCCGTGAGTGCGGATGCGCAGGTCGCCGCCCCTCGCGTCCCTCCGAGCAGCCCTGCGCGTGAGGCCGCGCCGCCCTCGGAGAAGACGGAGATCCGCCCCGCGCCAGTGCGCCGCGCCGCGCCGCGCGTGCCGGACGACATGGACGACGACCGCACGCCGATGCCCACGCCCAATCCGCTGCTCGCGGGCGCGGCCGAGGAGAGCACGGTGCAGCTCGCGGACGAGCTGCTGGACACGCGTCCGGCCGCACCCGCGCCGCCGCGCCCGAGCCTCCCGCCCCGCCGTCCGCCTCCCGCCCGCGGGGTGACGCCGGTGTTCGAGGACTCGCCCTCGCTACAATCGGAAGATCCGGAGAAGACCGCGATTCGCCCGGCCCCTCAGCGCCCGCGGCGTTGA
- a CDS encoding alpha/beta hydrolase yields the protein MTNTEAQGEGRLSVRPARHPGPFEPLPAGVQSLGLGSPRDGLLYVPVGYRPERPAPLALMLHGAGGDAAQGLSVLRAWADEAGLLVLAPDSRGPTWDLILDDFGADVAFLERALAQVFARCSVDPERLAIAGFSDGASYALSLGLTNGTLFTHVLAFSPGFMAPAARRGHPRIYVSHGTRDAVLPIGACSRRLVPRLEHEGYDVRYVEFDGPHTVPPALAHEALGLLREGPRAEQASR from the coding sequence ATGACCAACACCGAGGCGCAGGGCGAGGGCCGGCTCTCCGTCCGCCCCGCGCGCCACCCCGGCCCCTTCGAGCCGCTCCCCGCGGGCGTGCAGTCGCTCGGGCTCGGCTCCCCGCGCGACGGCCTGCTCTACGTACCGGTGGGCTACCGGCCCGAGCGCCCCGCCCCCCTCGCGCTGATGCTGCACGGCGCCGGAGGCGACGCGGCCCAGGGGCTCTCGGTGCTGCGGGCGTGGGCGGACGAGGCCGGGCTGCTGGTGCTCGCGCCCGACTCGCGCGGCCCCACCTGGGATCTCATCCTCGACGACTTCGGCGCCGACGTGGCCTTCCTCGAGCGCGCGCTCGCGCAGGTCTTCGCGCGCTGCAGCGTGGACCCGGAGCGCCTCGCCATCGCGGGCTTCTCCGACGGGGCCTCCTACGCGCTCTCGCTGGGGCTGACCAACGGCACGCTCTTCACCCACGTGCTCGCCTTCTCGCCGGGCTTCATGGCGCCCGCCGCCCGCCGCGGCCACCCGCGCATCTACGTGAGCCACGGCACGCGCGACGCGGTGCTGCCCATCGGCGCCTGCAGCCGCCGGCTCGTGCCGCGCCTCGAGCACGAGGGCTACGACGTGCGCTACGTCGAGTTCGACGGCCCGCACACCGTGCCGCCCGCCCTCGCCCACGAGGCGCTCGGGCTCCTGCGCGAGGGCCCGCGTGCCGAGCAGGCGAGCCGCTGA
- a CDS encoding DUF1444 domain-containing protein, with amino-acid sequence MGLLSKLFARKPTPSLPAAPSPASDPRALFRAHVEAVLGREPGVDRVAPHREHAGLVVEHGGQEHVLFLDNLFAETRELSPEERDAAIRHFLAAMLSGSEVDSEDWEEAAPRLLPVLRPASYGVSLEVPEPGRELLARPALDGLIEALVVDLPRSVAYTQRRHLEAWAVEGPRAFEVARRNLERLRDVGIELYEQRPSPLWHVASGDTHESSRLLLPGFLASFAGRVEGRPLAIVPERATLLIGGDARPETVRRLCEMAEREYTASSRSISPAVYTVDAAGRLVPYLRAGDDALAQRVRTGHAQLALAEYAAQKATLEKQLAKREVDLFVASFKVLERKSDGRPVSYCVWPEHVHGLLPRAELVAMTPQGEKLRFVPWSAVQQLAAASLEPVPGLWPPRFRIRAWPPPDVLAQLLARAVALEDYAGE; translated from the coding sequence ATGGGACTCCTGAGCAAGCTCTTCGCCCGCAAGCCCACCCCGTCGCTTCCCGCTGCGCCCTCCCCTGCTTCCGATCCGCGCGCTCTGTTCCGCGCCCACGTGGAGGCGGTGCTCGGCCGCGAGCCCGGCGTCGACCGCGTGGCGCCCCACCGCGAGCACGCGGGGCTCGTGGTCGAGCATGGTGGCCAGGAGCACGTGCTCTTCCTCGACAACCTCTTCGCCGAGACGCGCGAGCTGTCTCCCGAGGAGCGTGACGCGGCCATCCGCCACTTCCTCGCGGCGATGCTCAGCGGCAGCGAGGTCGACAGCGAGGACTGGGAGGAGGCCGCCCCGCGGCTGCTGCCGGTGCTGCGCCCCGCCTCCTACGGCGTGAGCCTCGAGGTGCCCGAGCCCGGCCGCGAGCTGCTCGCGCGCCCCGCGCTCGACGGCCTCATCGAGGCGCTCGTCGTGGACCTGCCGCGCAGCGTGGCCTACACGCAGCGGCGGCACCTCGAGGCCTGGGCGGTGGAGGGGCCGCGCGCCTTCGAGGTGGCGCGCCGCAACCTGGAGCGCCTGCGCGACGTGGGCATCGAGCTCTACGAGCAGCGCCCCAGCCCGCTGTGGCACGTGGCCTCGGGCGACACTCACGAGAGCTCGCGGCTGCTGCTGCCCGGCTTCCTCGCCTCCTTCGCGGGGCGCGTGGAGGGCAGGCCGCTGGCCATCGTGCCGGAGCGCGCCACGCTGCTCATCGGCGGAGACGCACGCCCCGAGACCGTGCGGCGCCTGTGCGAGATGGCCGAGCGCGAGTACACGGCGTCCTCGCGCAGCATCTCGCCCGCCGTGTACACCGTGGACGCCGCCGGCCGGTTGGTGCCCTACCTGCGCGCTGGCGACGACGCGCTCGCCCAGCGCGTGCGCACGGGCCACGCGCAGCTCGCGCTCGCGGAGTACGCGGCGCAGAAGGCGACGCTCGAGAAGCAGCTCGCGAAGAGGGAGGTGGACCTCTTCGTGGCCAGCTTCAAGGTCCTCGAGCGCAAGAGCGACGGCCGCCCCGTGAGCTACTGCGTCTGGCCCGAGCACGTGCATGGGCTGCTGCCGCGCGCCGAGCTCGTCGCGATGACGCCTCAGGGTGAGAAGCTGCGCTTCGTGCCGTGGAGCGCCGTGCAGCAGCTCGCCGCCGCGAGCCTCGAGCCCGTGCCCGGGCTGTGGCCGCCGCGCTTCCGCATCCGCGCCTGGCCCCCGCCGGACGTGCTCGCGCAGTTGCTCGCCCGCGCCGTCGCGCTGGAGGACTACGCGGGAGAGTGA
- a CDS encoding RDD family protein, producing the protein MGTRFVANLVDSFWVGGAVIAGLVVDFILNHETLAEERAWFPWWMLLATVVAVGVQLAVMHRTGQSIGKRLLRIRVMRMDGSPVSLARLVFVRNLPFFVVNQLCGGILGLVDALCIFGEQRRCLHDLFADTQVVVVPPPTPPSV; encoded by the coding sequence GTGGGGACGCGCTTCGTCGCCAACCTCGTGGACAGCTTCTGGGTGGGGGGCGCCGTGATCGCCGGGCTCGTCGTCGACTTCATCCTGAACCATGAGACGCTGGCGGAGGAGCGGGCGTGGTTCCCGTGGTGGATGCTGCTCGCCACGGTGGTCGCCGTGGGCGTGCAGCTCGCGGTGATGCACCGCACGGGGCAGAGCATCGGCAAGCGGCTGCTGAGGATCCGCGTGATGCGCATGGACGGAAGCCCCGTGTCCCTCGCGCGCCTCGTGTTCGTGCGCAACCTGCCCTTCTTCGTGGTGAACCAGCTGTGTGGCGGCATCCTGGGCCTCGTGGATGCGCTCTGCATCTTCGGCGAGCAGCGCCGCTGCCTCCACGACCTGTTCGCCGACACCCAGGTCGTGGTCGTGCCTCCGCCGACTCCTCCGAGCGTGTAG
- the chrA gene encoding chromate efflux transporter: MAPEELETEDAEAVRVPHEPLLRLFLRFLRFGLLAWGGPVAQIAMVRQELVEEERWVSRAHFNRALALYQVLPGPEAHELCVYFGMLSRGRVGGLLAGLGFMLPGFLLMLLLSWLYVRAGLESAWVKAAFACVAAAVAALIVRAVHRIGQHAVTSRPLFVLALVAFAGQLAGLPFLLTLGWAGAAAAALMASGRRGTLTLVTLGAAVAGAAWLLWEGGVRVPQESVHAAAASAPSAWRLLGSGLRTGLLTFGGAYTAIPFLRRDAVVTGGWMTDAQFLDGIALGGVLPAPLIIFGTFVGYVSGGLWGALAITAGIFAPAFGVTLLAHDAMERLLHRAGARHFLDGVTAGVVGLIAATALLLLPGTLQSPLTVGVFVLALAALFLLKHKLAPLAVLGCAALVGLAAHALGTG; encoded by the coding sequence ATGGCGCCAGAGGAGCTCGAGACAGAGGACGCAGAGGCGGTGCGCGTACCCCACGAGCCGCTGCTGCGCCTCTTCCTGCGCTTCTTGCGCTTCGGCCTGCTCGCCTGGGGTGGACCGGTGGCGCAGATCGCCATGGTGCGCCAGGAGCTGGTGGAGGAGGAGCGCTGGGTGAGCCGCGCCCACTTCAACCGCGCGCTCGCGCTCTACCAGGTGCTGCCCGGCCCCGAGGCGCACGAGCTGTGCGTGTACTTCGGCATGCTCTCGCGCGGGCGCGTGGGCGGGCTGCTCGCAGGGCTCGGCTTCATGCTGCCCGGCTTCCTGCTGATGCTGCTGCTCAGCTGGCTCTACGTGCGCGCGGGGCTGGAGAGCGCGTGGGTGAAGGCGGCGTTCGCCTGCGTGGCGGCGGCCGTGGCGGCGCTCATCGTGCGCGCGGTGCACCGCATCGGGCAGCACGCGGTGACGAGCCGGCCCCTGTTCGTGCTCGCGCTCGTCGCCTTCGCGGGGCAGCTCGCGGGGCTGCCCTTCCTCCTCACGCTGGGCTGGGCGGGCGCGGCGGCGGCGGCGCTGATGGCGAGCGGGCGGCGCGGGACGCTCACGCTCGTCACGCTCGGGGCGGCGGTGGCCGGCGCGGCGTGGCTGCTGTGGGAGGGCGGCGTCCGGGTGCCCCAGGAGAGCGTTCACGCCGCCGCCGCGAGCGCCCCGAGCGCGTGGCGGCTCCTGGGCAGCGGGCTTCGCACCGGGCTGCTCACCTTCGGCGGCGCGTACACGGCGATCCCCTTCCTGCGCCGCGACGCGGTGGTGACGGGCGGGTGGATGACGGACGCGCAGTTCCTGGACGGCATCGCGCTGGGCGGCGTGCTGCCCGCGCCGCTGATCATCTTCGGCACCTTCGTGGGCTACGTGTCGGGGGGCCTCTGGGGCGCGCTGGCCATCACGGCGGGCATCTTCGCGCCGGCCTTCGGCGTCACGCTGCTCGCGCACGACGCGATGGAGCGGCTGCTGCACCGCGCCGGCGCTCGCCACTTCCTGGACGGCGTCACGGCCGGCGTGGTGGGCCTCATCGCCGCCACCGCGCTGCTGCTCCTTCCGGGGACGCTCCAGAGCCCGCTCACGGTGGGCGTGTTCGTGCTCGCGCTCGCGGCGCTGTTCCTGCTCAAGCACAAGCTCGCGCCGCTCGCCGTGCTGGGGTGCGCAGCGCTGGTGGGGCTCGCGGCGCATGCGCTGGGCACCGGGTGA
- a CDS encoding alpha/beta hydrolase, giving the protein MTPSAFDLSLPRGPLHAHRYGVAGAPLVLCVPGLSANALSFGAIAPRLAARGLQVVALDLRGRGQSPSGAPGSHGWPNHAQDVLDAASALGAERFGLIGHSMGAFVSLALLSLDAARVSRVALIDALGPPEAAALGPIGDGLRRLGLTFPSEDAYVAAVRDAGVVAPWNEVWERHYRYELTRAPEGGVRARTDMAVVKEDLEYGKAHDARSHWGSLRKETPALVLRAAQGMGPGGFVIRAEDYERFGREVPHARRVDVEANHFGVMTHEGSLAALEALFAP; this is encoded by the coding sequence ATGACGCCCTCCGCCTTCGACCTCTCCCTGCCCCGCGGCCCGCTGCACGCCCACCGCTACGGTGTGGCCGGCGCCCCGCTGGTGCTCTGTGTCCCGGGCCTCTCGGCCAACGCGCTGAGCTTCGGTGCCATCGCGCCGCGCCTCGCCGCGCGAGGGCTGCAGGTGGTGGCGCTGGACCTGCGCGGACGCGGCCAGAGCCCCTCCGGCGCCCCCGGCAGCCACGGCTGGCCGAACCACGCACAGGACGTGCTGGATGCCGCGAGCGCCCTGGGCGCCGAGCGCTTCGGCCTCATCGGCCACTCGATGGGCGCCTTCGTGAGCCTCGCCCTGCTCTCGCTCGATGCGGCGCGCGTGAGCCGCGTGGCGCTCATCGACGCGCTGGGCCCGCCGGAGGCCGCGGCGCTGGGCCCCATCGGAGACGGGCTGCGCCGGCTCGGGCTCACCTTCCCCTCCGAGGACGCGTACGTGGCGGCCGTGCGAGACGCCGGCGTGGTCGCGCCCTGGAACGAGGTGTGGGAGCGGCACTACCGCTACGAGCTCACCCGCGCTCCCGAGGGCGGCGTGCGCGCGCGCACCGACATGGCCGTGGTGAAGGAGGACCTCGAGTACGGCAAGGCGCACGATGCGCGCAGCCACTGGGGCAGCCTGCGCAAGGAGACGCCTGCGCTGGTGCTGCGCGCGGCGCAGGGCATGGGCCCCGGCGGCTTCGTCATCCGCGCGGAGGACTACGAGCGCTTCGGGCGCGAGGTGCCCCACGCCCGGCGCGTGGACGTGGAGGCGAACCACTTCGGGGTGATGACCCACGAGGGCTCGCTCGCCGCCCTCGAGGCGCTGTTCGCGCCGTAG
- a CDS encoding alpha/beta fold hydrolase, which translates to MQSHTSEPVHLRAADGQVLAATHFLPEGPARGAVVLASATGVPRRFYAPFAAYLAGRGHAVLTFDYRGVGESAPERLRGYEATMAQWGTQDLAAALAWMAERHPEVPQRVVGHSVGGQVLGLAPPERLERLAGVLLVASQGGYWGMWRGAGRGVMLFTWYALIPGMTALLGYLPMRRFGQGEDLPAGVAKQWARWGRHPGYFLADEEVRSAPGYARLRAPLRSYAVTDDAYAPLTGVQWLVSRYPNARAEVRSVSPAEAGLRKLGHFGFFRDKARDSLWAEAAQWLEAAHSPA; encoded by the coding sequence ATGCAGTCCCACACGTCCGAGCCGGTGCACCTGCGCGCCGCCGACGGCCAGGTGCTCGCGGCCACGCACTTCCTGCCGGAGGGGCCCGCTCGCGGAGCCGTGGTGCTGGCCTCGGCCACCGGGGTGCCTCGCCGCTTCTATGCGCCCTTCGCTGCGTACCTCGCGGGCCGGGGCCACGCGGTGCTCACCTTCGACTACCGCGGCGTGGGCGAGTCCGCGCCCGAGCGGCTGCGCGGCTACGAGGCCACGATGGCGCAGTGGGGGACGCAGGACCTCGCGGCCGCGCTCGCGTGGATGGCGGAGCGCCACCCGGAGGTGCCCCAGCGCGTGGTGGGCCACAGCGTCGGCGGGCAGGTGCTGGGGCTCGCGCCGCCCGAGCGCCTCGAGCGCCTCGCGGGCGTGCTGCTGGTGGCGAGCCAGGGCGGCTACTGGGGGATGTGGCGGGGCGCGGGGCGCGGGGTGATGCTCTTCACCTGGTACGCGCTCATCCCCGGGATGACGGCGCTGCTGGGCTACCTCCCCATGCGCCGCTTCGGGCAGGGCGAGGACCTGCCGGCGGGCGTGGCGAAGCAGTGGGCGCGCTGGGGCCGGCACCCGGGCTACTTCCTCGCGGACGAGGAGGTGCGCAGTGCGCCCGGCTACGCGCGCCTGCGCGCCCCCTTGCGCAGCTACGCCGTCACCGACGACGCATACGCCCCCCTCACCGGCGTGCAGTGGCTCGTCTCGCGCTATCCGAACGCACGCGCCGAGGTGCGCAGCGTGTCACCGGCTGAGGCGGGGCTGCGCAAGCTGGGCCACTTCGGCTTCTTTCGCGACAAGGCGCGCGACAGCCTGTGGGCCGAGGCCGCGCAGTGGCTCGAGGCGGCTCACTCTCCCGCGTAG
- a CDS encoding MFS transporter — protein MKFLRDLRSVLTLTVLVAGLGYFVDLFDITLFGVVRTASLHDLGITDPREVLDSGAFIYNCQMVGLMLGGLLWGVLGDKRGRLSVMFGSILLYSFANLANAFAWNVTSYGACRFLGGVGLAGELGAAITLVAESLPKDKRGLGTTLVATLGMLGIVAAALLGQHLPWKAAYVTGGLMGLALLFARFKVSESELFKKHPGAAARANPLLLLQGGRFLKYLSCILIGVPIYFTTGVLFTFAPELTRGLNVQGTVTAGDAILYGSIGLTLGDLLAGLFSQALKSRKRAVGLNLVAGFGLMLVYGLVPGLTSTAIYVLSFFIGITVGYWAVLVTMAAEQFGTNIRATVATTVPNFVRGSAVFAVMGFKALKDHMPVSSAALLVGSICFGLALLALTRIQETFHHSLDYEESAAEPHAARSSTRAG, from the coding sequence CCGGGCTCGGCTACTTCGTCGACCTCTTCGACATCACGCTCTTCGGCGTGGTGCGCACCGCGTCCCTGCACGACCTTGGCATCACCGACCCCCGCGAGGTGCTGGACTCGGGCGCCTTCATCTACAACTGCCAGATGGTGGGCCTGATGCTGGGCGGCCTGCTGTGGGGTGTGCTCGGCGACAAGCGCGGGCGCCTCTCGGTGATGTTCGGCTCCATCCTGCTCTACTCCTTCGCGAACCTGGCCAACGCCTTCGCCTGGAACGTGACGAGCTACGGAGCCTGCCGCTTCCTCGGCGGCGTGGGGCTCGCGGGGGAGCTGGGCGCGGCCATCACGCTGGTGGCCGAGAGCCTGCCCAAGGACAAGCGCGGCCTGGGCACCACGCTGGTGGCCACCCTGGGCATGCTGGGGATCGTGGCGGCGGCGCTGCTGGGCCAGCACCTGCCCTGGAAGGCGGCCTACGTCACCGGCGGCCTGATGGGGCTCGCGCTGCTCTTCGCCCGCTTCAAGGTGAGCGAGAGCGAGCTGTTCAAGAAGCACCCGGGCGCAGCCGCTCGCGCGAACCCGCTGCTGCTGCTGCAGGGCGGACGCTTCCTCAAGTACCTCAGCTGCATCCTCATCGGCGTGCCCATCTACTTCACCACCGGCGTGCTCTTCACCTTCGCGCCCGAGCTCACGCGGGGCCTCAACGTGCAGGGGACGGTGACGGCCGGTGACGCCATCCTCTACGGCTCCATCGGCCTCACGCTGGGAGACCTGCTCGCCGGCCTCTTCAGCCAGGCGCTCAAGAGCCGCAAGCGCGCGGTGGGGCTCAACCTGGTGGCGGGCTTCGGCCTCATGCTGGTGTACGGGCTGGTGCCGGGCCTGACGAGCACCGCCATCTACGTGCTCAGCTTCTTCATCGGCATCACCGTGGGCTACTGGGCGGTGCTGGTGACGATGGCGGCCGAGCAGTTCGGCACCAACATCCGCGCCACGGTGGCCACCACGGTGCCCAACTTCGTGCGCGGCTCGGCCGTGTTCGCGGTGATGGGCTTCAAGGCGCTCAAGGACCACATGCCGGTCTCCAGCGCGGCGCTGCTGGTGGGCAGCATCTGCTTCGGGCTCGCGCTGCTCGCGCTCACCCGCATCCAGGAGACGTTCCACCACAGCCTCGACTACGAGGAGAGCGCCGCCGAGCCGCACGCGGCCCGCAGCAGCACCCGCGCCGGCTGA